A genome region from Baekduia alba includes the following:
- a CDS encoding glycosyltransferase: protein MTLTHAATVAGADDAPAVRLMAATLRRHHPELALTVLALPGAVAPLRGEEGMTTLDVEALGDDDLLEAIWDKSPTAIGRAARALLVARLLDGGADGVLLLPPDAEVRGRLVELQAALADRDAILVPRLSGSLPDDGERPDAADLLEAGDVDDGLLAVRATEGGRKLVDWWAARGLDAVRRPTPASVPAGPAPDADAGPSVLGAAVRAFAGVDTLDAPGYDVSFWNIHERPIAERDGVLLASGEPLRLIRFTGFRADRPWWFSEHATRVRVLDDLALSTLCRERAAALVGAGWEPPAALGVAAPELANHLRLDERVRRLLAEARDEDEEFGDLLAPAAADRFLAWLAEPAAQGGPAGINRYTYDVWRAREDLREAYPDLDGADADGFVGWLWVHGRMELGLDARLLPEPPDWVPEAQRRPPSVLVAGYLRGALGLGEAARAMARALGRAAVPYGTVTLSVDGPQDERGTARRRDDELAFEDVAVEDPDVLLACVNAPQLPELVERLGPDVVDGRYLVGQWMWEVDVIPPWWDQAFALVDEIWVPSTYTARIVAAASPKPVVVVPLPVEKPAEIAADHGLDVPDAPWTFLFAFDFLSTLQRKNPLGLIEAFTRAFAPGEGPVLVLKTTNARFRPQEVDRLRYAAGGRDDVVMVDGALPSDRLAALFAACDSYVSLHRAEGFGLTLAEAMVLGKPVVATGYSSNVDFMTASNSYLVDYTLTEVGPEAEHYPANGTWAEPSVEHAAQLLREIWEDRDAARARGERGRRDVEAQLNLDAVGAIARKRLERIPARKDDGVVHEALPYPLSELEARLGFPLHAEGGGVKGTAKRAALKAIRPYSVAERQLDEALVASLRHLARRVETLEAERARDRDRLARLERRGRQ from the coding sequence ATGACGTTGACGCACGCCGCCACCGTCGCGGGCGCCGACGACGCCCCCGCCGTCCGCCTCATGGCCGCCACGCTGCGCCGGCATCACCCGGAGCTGGCGCTGACCGTCCTGGCGCTGCCCGGCGCGGTCGCGCCGCTGCGCGGCGAGGAGGGCATGACGACGCTGGACGTCGAGGCGCTGGGCGACGACGACCTGCTGGAGGCGATCTGGGACAAGTCCCCGACCGCGATCGGGCGCGCGGCGCGGGCGCTGCTCGTGGCGCGCCTGCTCGACGGCGGCGCCGATGGCGTCCTGCTGCTGCCGCCCGACGCCGAGGTGCGCGGGCGGCTCGTCGAGCTGCAGGCCGCGCTGGCCGACCGCGACGCGATCCTCGTCCCGCGCCTGAGCGGCTCGCTGCCCGACGACGGCGAGCGGCCGGACGCTGCCGACCTGCTGGAGGCGGGCGACGTCGACGACGGGCTGCTGGCGGTCCGGGCCACCGAGGGCGGGCGCAAGCTCGTCGACTGGTGGGCCGCCCGCGGCCTGGACGCGGTCCGCCGGCCGACCCCGGCGTCGGTGCCGGCCGGTCCGGCCCCGGACGCCGACGCCGGCCCGAGCGTGCTCGGCGCGGCCGTCCGCGCCTTCGCGGGCGTCGACACGCTCGACGCCCCGGGCTACGACGTGTCGTTCTGGAACATCCACGAGCGGCCGATCGCGGAGCGCGACGGCGTGCTCCTCGCCAGCGGCGAGCCGCTGCGCCTGATCCGCTTCACGGGCTTCCGCGCCGACCGGCCGTGGTGGTTCTCGGAGCACGCGACCCGCGTCCGCGTCCTCGACGACCTCGCGCTGTCGACGCTGTGCCGCGAGCGCGCCGCAGCGCTGGTCGGGGCGGGCTGGGAGCCGCCGGCTGCGCTGGGCGTCGCCGCCCCCGAGCTGGCCAACCACCTGCGCCTCGACGAGCGCGTGCGCCGCCTGCTGGCCGAGGCGCGCGACGAGGACGAGGAGTTCGGCGACCTGCTGGCGCCCGCCGCGGCGGACCGCTTCCTGGCCTGGCTCGCCGAGCCGGCGGCGCAGGGCGGGCCTGCCGGGATCAACCGCTACACCTACGACGTCTGGCGGGCCCGCGAGGACCTGCGCGAGGCCTACCCGGACCTCGACGGCGCCGACGCCGACGGCTTCGTCGGCTGGCTCTGGGTGCACGGCCGGATGGAGCTGGGCCTCGACGCGCGGCTGCTGCCCGAGCCGCCCGACTGGGTTCCGGAGGCGCAGCGCCGGCCGCCGTCGGTGCTGGTCGCCGGCTACCTGCGCGGCGCGCTCGGCCTGGGCGAGGCGGCGCGGGCGATGGCGCGCGCGCTCGGCCGCGCCGCGGTGCCCTACGGCACCGTGACGCTGTCGGTCGACGGCCCGCAGGACGAGCGCGGCACGGCGCGCCGGCGCGACGACGAGCTGGCCTTCGAGGACGTCGCGGTCGAGGACCCCGACGTCCTGCTGGCGTGCGTCAACGCGCCGCAGCTGCCCGAGCTCGTCGAGCGGCTGGGCCCCGACGTGGTCGACGGGCGCTACCTCGTCGGCCAGTGGATGTGGGAGGTCGACGTCATCCCGCCGTGGTGGGACCAGGCCTTCGCCCTCGTCGACGAGATCTGGGTGCCCTCGACCTACACGGCGCGCATCGTCGCCGCGGCGTCGCCCAAGCCCGTCGTCGTCGTCCCGCTGCCGGTCGAGAAGCCGGCCGAGATCGCCGCCGACCACGGCCTCGACGTCCCCGACGCGCCGTGGACGTTCCTGTTCGCCTTCGACTTCCTGTCGACGCTGCAGCGCAAGAACCCGCTCGGCCTGATCGAGGCGTTCACACGCGCGTTCGCCCCCGGCGAAGGACCGGTGCTGGTGCTCAAGACGACCAACGCGCGCTTCCGCCCGCAGGAGGTCGACCGCCTGCGCTACGCGGCCGGCGGCCGCGACGACGTCGTCATGGTCGACGGCGCGCTGCCGTCCGACCGGCTCGCCGCGCTGTTCGCCGCGTGCGACTCCTACGTGTCGCTGCACCGCGCCGAGGGCTTCGGCCTGACGCTGGCCGAGGCGATGGTCCTCGGCAAGCCGGTGGTGGCGACGGGCTACTCGTCCAACGTCGACTTCATGACGGCGAGCAACTCCTACCTGGTGGACTACACGCTCACCGAGGTCGGGCCCGAGGCCGAGCACTACCCGGCCAACGGCACGTGGGCGGAGCCGTCGGTCGAGCACGCCGCGCAGCTCCTGCGCGAGATCTGGGAGGACCGCGACGCGGCGCGGGCGCGGGGTGAGCGCGGCCGCCGCGACGTCGAGGCGCAGCTCAACCTCGACGCGGTCGGCGCCATCGCGCGCAAGCGCCTGGAGCGGATCCCGGCGCGCAAGGACGACGGCGTGGTGCACGAGGCGCTGCCCTATCCGCTCAGCGAGCTCGAGGCGCGCCTCGGCTTCCCGCTGCACGCCGAGGGCGGCGGCGTGAAGGGCACCGCCAAGCGCGCGGCGCTCAAGGCGATCCGCCCGTACTCGGTCGCCGAGCGCCAGCTCGACGAGGCGCTGGTCGCCTCGCTGCGCCACCTCGCGCGGCGCGTCGAGACCCTGGAGGCCGAGCGCGCGCGGGACCGCGACCGCCTGGCGCGCCTGGAGCGGCGCGGCCGCCAGTAG
- a CDS encoding glycosyltransferase family 4 protein yields the protein MSARPKLTVATTFPVHPARGGGQTRVVGLYGAAAALGVDVDVVALVDREERATVTQVRPGLREIRVPKSEEHNAAESRLERALHVPVTDVALALYGDLTPDYAGALRASAADASAVVACHPYATAALLDAAPDLPLLYEAQDVETDLKAALLAGVEADAAAEALASVRAAEALACDRAAQILTCSARDGDRLVALFGADPEHVAVVPNGYEAEHVPYVDPEARAAHRRAVGVERFTALFVGSWHGPNLEAAEAVCAAAAALPDARFLLVGSAGQALKPDAVPANVDVTGPVHEGFLRDVLALADVALNPMMSGSGTNLKMLEYAGAGVPLVSSAFGARGLDMTPGEHYVEAEPDGLAAALATVRDEPADATARRVRRAHEHVLERFDWPVIARRWLDRAPIERTSLTP from the coding sequence ATGAGCGCGCGCCCGAAGCTGACCGTCGCCACGACCTTCCCCGTGCATCCGGCCCGCGGCGGCGGGCAGACGCGCGTCGTCGGGCTCTACGGCGCGGCGGCGGCGCTGGGCGTCGACGTCGACGTCGTCGCGCTGGTCGACCGCGAGGAGCGCGCGACGGTCACGCAGGTCCGGCCGGGCCTGCGCGAGATCCGCGTGCCCAAGAGCGAGGAGCACAACGCGGCCGAGAGCCGGCTGGAGCGCGCGCTGCACGTGCCGGTCACCGACGTCGCGCTCGCGCTCTACGGCGACCTCACGCCCGACTACGCCGGCGCCCTGCGTGCCTCGGCGGCCGACGCCAGCGCCGTCGTGGCCTGCCACCCCTACGCGACCGCCGCGCTGCTGGACGCCGCGCCGGACCTGCCGCTGCTCTACGAGGCCCAGGACGTCGAGACCGACCTGAAGGCCGCGCTGCTCGCGGGCGTCGAGGCCGACGCCGCCGCCGAGGCGCTGGCCTCCGTGCGCGCGGCCGAGGCGCTGGCCTGCGACCGCGCCGCGCAGATCCTCACCTGCTCGGCGCGGGACGGCGACCGCCTCGTCGCGCTGTTCGGCGCCGACCCCGAGCACGTCGCGGTCGTCCCCAACGGCTACGAGGCCGAGCACGTGCCCTACGTCGACCCCGAGGCGCGCGCGGCCCATCGCCGCGCCGTCGGCGTCGAGCGCTTCACCGCGCTGTTCGTCGGCTCCTGGCACGGACCCAACCTGGAGGCCGCCGAGGCCGTCTGCGCCGCGGCCGCCGCGCTCCCGGACGCGCGCTTCCTGCTCGTCGGCAGCGCCGGCCAGGCGCTGAAGCCCGACGCCGTCCCGGCCAACGTGGACGTCACCGGCCCGGTCCACGAGGGCTTCCTGCGCGACGTCCTGGCGCTGGCCGACGTCGCGCTCAACCCCATGATGTCGGGGTCCGGGACCAACCTGAAGATGTTGGAGTACGCCGGCGCCGGCGTGCCGTTGGTCTCCTCCGCGTTCGGCGCTCGCGGGCTGGACATGACGCCCGGCGAGCACTACGTCGAGGCCGAGCCCGACGGCCTGGCCGCCGCGCTGGCCACCGTGCGCGACGAGCCGGCCGACGCGACCGCGCGCCGCGTGCGCCGCGCGCACGAGCACGTCCTCGAGCGCTTCGACTGGCCCGTCATCGCACGGCGCTGGCTGGACCGCGCCCCCATCGAAAGGACCTCCCTCACACCATGA
- a CDS encoding glycosyltransferase family 4 protein: MDVAIVAPCPVPFQLGGAENLWRALQDHLNEQTGHQAALVSIPSREHGFWELLDSYRRFAELDLAGFDVVISGKYPAWMVEHPAHVVYMLHPLRGLYDTYHFFGLPDAVPDPPAEVAALLQFLTDHAGEGSALPELWERLAALHARADALPAELFAFPGPLIRTLVRWLDGVAFAPGRVGRFGAISHTVAGRANYFPEGEDVFVVHPPTVARATPPARRLTDFGRRGSYLFTVSRLDDAKRVGLLVEAMSHVRADVALRIAGAGPMLEPLREQAAGDPRITLLGRVSDEELARLYTGAQAVAFVPYDEDFGLVALEAMEFERPVITVSDAGGPMELVEDGVSGLVAAPDAAALAGAIERLMGDPRAARRMGRAGAERARRVSWDALVAELEAVGERSLAA; the protein is encoded by the coding sequence ATGGACGTGGCCATCGTGGCCCCGTGCCCGGTGCCGTTCCAGCTGGGCGGGGCGGAGAACCTCTGGCGCGCGCTCCAGGACCACCTCAACGAGCAGACGGGTCATCAGGCAGCACTGGTGAGCATTCCTTCGCGTGAGCACGGGTTCTGGGAGCTGCTGGACAGCTACCGGCGGTTCGCTGAGCTGGACCTCGCCGGCTTCGACGTGGTCATCTCCGGCAAGTACCCGGCCTGGATGGTCGAGCACCCGGCGCATGTGGTGTACATGTTGCATCCGCTGAGAGGCCTTTACGACACGTACCACTTCTTCGGGCTGCCGGACGCGGTGCCCGACCCGCCGGCCGAGGTGGCCGCGCTGCTGCAGTTCCTAACGGACCACGCCGGCGAAGGTTCCGCGCTGCCCGAGCTGTGGGAGCGGCTCGCTGCGCTCCATGCGCGCGCTGACGCGCTGCCGGCGGAGCTCTTCGCGTTCCCCGGCCCGCTGATCCGCACGCTCGTGCGCTGGCTCGACGGCGTCGCCTTCGCGCCCGGACGCGTCGGGCGCTTCGGCGCGATCTCGCACACCGTGGCCGGCCGCGCGAACTACTTCCCCGAGGGCGAGGACGTCTTCGTGGTCCATCCGCCGACCGTCGCGCGCGCCACGCCGCCGGCGCGGCGCCTGACGGACTTCGGCCGCCGCGGGAGCTACCTGTTCACGGTCAGCCGCCTGGACGACGCCAAGCGCGTCGGGCTGCTGGTCGAGGCGATGAGCCACGTCCGCGCCGACGTCGCGCTGCGGATCGCCGGGGCCGGCCCGATGCTGGAGCCGCTGCGCGAGCAGGCCGCGGGCGACCCGCGCATCACGCTGCTGGGCCGCGTCAGCGACGAGGAGCTGGCGCGCCTGTACACGGGCGCGCAGGCCGTCGCGTTCGTGCCCTACGACGAGGACTTCGGCCTCGTCGCGCTGGAGGCGATGGAGTTCGAGCGCCCGGTCATCACGGTCAGCGACGCCGGCGGGCCGATGGAGCTCGTCGAGGACGGCGTGTCCGGCCTCGTCGCGGCGCCCGACGCGGCGGCGCTCGCGGGCGCGATCGAGCGGCTCATGGGCGACCCGCGCGCGGCGCGCCGCATGGGCCGCGCCGGCGCCGAGCGCGCGCGGCGCGTCTCGTGGGACGCGCTGGTGGCGGAGCTCGAGGCGGTCGGCGAGCGGTCCCTGGCCGCATGA
- a CDS encoding ABC transporter ATP-binding protein, whose product MTAVAEPTAEQARIQRLRSAPPAVEMDHVFKTFRLPRQRYSTLKERALHPLRSMIYDDLEALKDVHVTIPQGEFFGIVGRNGSGKSSLLKVLAGIYRPEQGRVAVHGRLSPFIELGVGFNPDLPARDNVVINAVMMGLSRREARKRFDDVLAFAELEEFVDLKLKNYSSGMAVRLGFATAIQVDADVLLVDEVLAVGDAAFQQKCFEEFTRMKSEGKTIVFVTHDMFAVERFCDRAMLLERGDVLQIGEPHEISRAYNELNFGRLVHDAPSEEARYGDHQACEITDGWFERDGERIGESPQLEPLTMAFKVRFHADVDDPVFGLSLRNEIGHTIFNWTTEWAETPPAGRFAAGDEVIVRATTDTVLAPSKYLLTPSVAREGYGADALDLREDLASVYVHGPRVTGGIIEPPLSFSLDRR is encoded by the coding sequence GTGACCGCCGTGGCCGAACCCACCGCGGAGCAGGCCCGGATCCAAAGGCTGCGCTCGGCGCCGCCCGCGGTGGAGATGGACCACGTCTTCAAGACGTTCCGCCTGCCCCGGCAGCGCTACAGCACGCTCAAGGAGCGTGCGCTGCACCCGTTGCGGTCGATGATCTACGACGACCTCGAGGCGCTCAAGGACGTCCACGTCACGATCCCGCAGGGCGAGTTCTTCGGGATCGTGGGCCGCAACGGCTCCGGCAAGTCGTCGCTGCTGAAGGTCCTGGCCGGCATCTACCGCCCCGAGCAGGGGCGCGTCGCCGTCCACGGCCGCCTGTCGCCGTTCATCGAGCTGGGCGTCGGCTTCAACCCGGACCTCCCCGCCCGCGACAACGTCGTGATCAACGCGGTGATGATGGGCCTGTCGCGCCGCGAGGCGCGCAAGCGCTTCGACGACGTGCTCGCGTTCGCCGAGCTCGAGGAGTTCGTCGACCTCAAGCTCAAGAACTACTCGTCGGGCATGGCCGTGCGCCTGGGCTTCGCGACCGCGATCCAGGTCGACGCCGACGTGCTGCTGGTCGACGAGGTGCTCGCCGTCGGCGACGCCGCGTTCCAGCAGAAGTGCTTCGAGGAGTTCACGCGGATGAAGTCCGAGGGCAAGACGATCGTCTTCGTCACCCACGACATGTTCGCCGTCGAGCGCTTCTGCGACCGCGCGATGCTGCTCGAGCGCGGCGACGTCCTCCAGATCGGCGAGCCGCACGAGATCTCGCGCGCCTACAACGAGCTGAACTTCGGCCGGCTCGTGCACGACGCGCCGAGCGAGGAGGCCCGCTACGGCGACCACCAGGCGTGCGAGATCACCGACGGCTGGTTCGAGCGCGACGGCGAGCGGATCGGCGAGAGCCCGCAGCTGGAGCCGCTGACGATGGCCTTCAAGGTGCGCTTCCACGCCGACGTCGACGACCCGGTCTTCGGCCTCAGCCTGCGCAACGAGATCGGCCACACGATCTTCAACTGGACCACCGAGTGGGCCGAGACGCCGCCGGCCGGGCGGTTCGCCGCCGGCGACGAGGTCATCGTCCGCGCGACGACCGATACCGTGCTCGCCCCGTCCAAGTACCTGCTTACGCCGTCGGTGGCGCGCGAGGGCTACGGCGCCGACGCGCTGGACCTGCGCGAGGACCTGGCATCGGTCTACGTCCACGGCCCGCGGGTCACCGGCGGCATCATCGAGCCGCCGCTGAGCTTCAGCCTGGATCGCCGATGA
- a CDS encoding ABC transporter permease produces the protein MSETATTSETPPTIDTVTTVEPVGSGAPPVRWPETRRILNLAWTLGLTDWKLRFYGSALGALWTLVRPFAFFGVILFVFTEIAQLDANVHHYSVYILFALVFFTFFAEVTTASVTSLVDREGLLRKMHFDPIVIPLSLAITALLNLGLTFVAVLIFVFANGVWPDWGWLALIPLVLALTMFSVGLGMLLSVLYVRYRDIRPIWEVTSQMLFYGSTILYVATTIPLQYQHYVLCNPLAAIFSQMRHAVVDPDAPSIIDLMGWRALVPAGIIVFTFVLGVWWFRRESPRVAENL, from the coding sequence ATGAGCGAGACCGCCACCACGAGCGAGACCCCGCCCACGATCGACACCGTCACGACGGTCGAGCCGGTCGGCAGCGGCGCGCCGCCGGTGCGCTGGCCCGAGACGCGCCGGATCCTCAACCTGGCGTGGACCCTCGGCCTCACCGACTGGAAGCTGCGGTTCTACGGCTCGGCGCTCGGCGCGCTGTGGACGCTCGTGCGCCCGTTCGCGTTCTTCGGCGTGATCCTCTTCGTCTTCACCGAGATCGCGCAGCTCGACGCCAACGTCCATCACTACAGCGTCTACATCCTGTTCGCGCTGGTGTTCTTCACGTTCTTCGCCGAGGTCACGACCGCGTCGGTCACGTCGCTGGTCGACCGCGAAGGGTTGCTGCGCAAGATGCACTTCGACCCGATCGTGATCCCGCTGTCGCTCGCGATCACGGCGCTGCTGAACCTCGGGCTGACGTTCGTCGCCGTCCTGATCTTCGTCTTCGCCAACGGCGTCTGGCCGGACTGGGGCTGGCTGGCGCTGATCCCGCTGGTGCTCGCGCTGACGATGTTCTCGGTCGGCCTCGGGATGCTGCTCAGCGTGCTGTACGTCCGCTACCGCGACATCCGCCCGATCTGGGAGGTCACCTCCCAGATGCTGTTCTACGGGTCGACGATCCTGTACGTGGCGACGACGATCCCGCTGCAGTACCAGCACTACGTCCTGTGCAACCCGCTGGCGGCGATCTTCAGCCAGATGCGCCACGCGGTGGTCGACCCCGACGCGCCCTCGATCATCGACCTGATGGGGTGGCGTGCGCTCGTGCCGGCGGGGATCATCGTCTTCACCTTCGTGCTCGGCGTGTGGTGGTTCCGGCGCGAGAGCCCGCGCGTCGCAGAGAACCTCTAG
- a CDS encoding class I SAM-dependent methyltransferase: protein MSVRRKVLAAAGRRRQPPPPPPAPPPPPAPPAHEPWVQAVTRRPQPFAADPPGPASSTLYERIPAADLELLEQKIAASPEPPIREIWETAEPHQKPRLAVLFSTYFQLPGALAATGLLPDMPPYEVHAMARGPLAAGGDLYIADIVLTYLEEAGLAPAQGDAVLDFGCSTGRVLRVLGALRPDLELLGCDPNGPAIAWADEHLPMGRFFVSSTEPPLDLADASIDGAFAISIWSHFDAGPALAWLDEMHRVIRPGGWMLITTHGLDAVAWLTRGGHMTPESAGDVTEHLVSDSHQYLDVFGEEGDWGVKAEGWGNTFMTLDWLVPRITPKWSVRLVKQAALGEVQDIIILERRP, encoded by the coding sequence ATGTCCGTCCGACGGAAGGTCCTCGCCGCCGCGGGCCGGCGGCGTCAGCCACCGCCTCCGCCGCCCGCCCCACCGCCACCGCCAGCCCCGCCGGCCCACGAGCCGTGGGTGCAGGCCGTCACGCGCCGTCCGCAGCCGTTTGCCGCCGATCCGCCCGGGCCGGCGTCGAGCACGCTGTACGAGCGCATCCCGGCCGCGGACCTGGAGCTGCTGGAGCAGAAGATCGCAGCGTCGCCCGAGCCGCCCATCCGCGAGATCTGGGAGACGGCCGAGCCGCACCAGAAGCCGCGGCTGGCCGTGCTGTTCTCCACCTACTTCCAGCTGCCCGGCGCGCTGGCCGCGACCGGCCTGCTGCCCGACATGCCGCCCTACGAGGTCCACGCGATGGCGCGCGGCCCGCTGGCGGCCGGCGGCGACCTCTACATCGCCGACATCGTCCTGACCTACCTCGAGGAGGCCGGGCTGGCGCCGGCCCAGGGCGACGCCGTCCTGGACTTCGGCTGCTCGACCGGCCGCGTCCTGCGCGTCCTCGGCGCGCTGCGGCCCGACCTCGAGCTGCTCGGCTGCGACCCCAACGGGCCCGCGATCGCCTGGGCCGACGAGCACCTGCCGATGGGGCGCTTCTTCGTCAGCTCGACCGAGCCTCCGCTCGACCTCGCCGACGCCAGCATCGACGGCGCGTTCGCGATCAGCATCTGGTCGCACTTCGACGCCGGCCCGGCGCTGGCGTGGCTGGACGAGATGCACCGCGTCATCCGCCCCGGCGGCTGGATGCTGATCACCACGCACGGCCTCGACGCCGTCGCCTGGCTGACCCGCGGCGGCCACATGACGCCCGAGTCGGCGGGCGACGTCACCGAGCACCTCGTCAGCGACAGCCACCAGTACCTCGACGTCTTCGGCGAAGAGGGCGACTGGGGCGTCAAGGCCGAGGGCTGGGGCAACACCTTCATGACGCTCGACTGGCTCGTCCCGCGCATCACGCCGAAGTGGTCGGTGCGCCTGGTCAAGCAGGCCGCGCTCGGCGAGGTGCAGGACATCATCATCCTGGAGCGCCGCCCGTGA
- a CDS encoding glycosyltransferase, translated as MRSVSVVIPVKDGARYLRELLVAVFAQAADAPGGLDVLVIDSGSRDDSVAIARAAGAEVLEIDPATFGHGRTRNAGAEATRGDVIAFLTQDATPVPGWLAGLLSGFALAADVGAVYGPHRARPDTSPMIARELDAFFATHAGPGGGPSLQRDGDDAYLSNVNAAYRRDCWEAIRFPDVPYSEDQGFARAMLAAGWAKAYVPAAAVLHAHDYPPAQFARRYFDEYRGLRQTIGHVEGFGVRSAYRDVRSLVAHDRAWMRDAGFDERTLRSWTARSLVHHGSRKVFAPLGSRAHRLPAPVQRAISLERTAVTTPAETHGAGTGVGGPISGKPIKAHSIVYDAVRQYARNGPAPLLEPLAGSATDRPLHIACVIPAFSRGSGGHTSIFQIMSRLERAGHTVTYWIDDNFGLMSANRPARIRRDIQEWFAPIQGPVFKGFADWYGADVAVATGWQTAHPVMMLADVRARAYLIHDHEPEFYPMSVEARWAEETYNFGMHAICASPWLADIVRERYGASTSLFDFGVDHDVYRPLDVPRRTDTVVLYGRDITPRRAVPLALMALKELKDRRPDLRVLSFGDSREIDVPVDYEHLGILSPPELAQLYNEGTVGLVLSLTNYSLIPQEMLACGMPCVDLAGISAEGIFGADGPVALSPFDPLAMAGKIDHLMGDRAEWQRRSAAGLAFVEGRTWDVAATQVEAGLREALRLRLGTAAR; from the coding sequence GTGCGCTCCGTCTCGGTCGTCATCCCGGTCAAGGACGGGGCGCGGTACCTCCGCGAGCTGCTCGTCGCGGTCTTCGCGCAGGCCGCCGACGCGCCGGGCGGGCTCGACGTGCTGGTCATCGACTCCGGCTCGCGCGACGACAGCGTCGCGATCGCCCGTGCGGCCGGCGCCGAGGTGCTGGAGATCGACCCGGCGACGTTCGGGCACGGCCGCACGCGCAACGCCGGCGCCGAGGCGACGCGCGGCGACGTCATCGCCTTCCTGACCCAGGACGCGACGCCGGTCCCGGGCTGGCTGGCCGGGCTCCTGTCCGGCTTCGCCCTGGCCGCGGACGTCGGCGCCGTCTACGGCCCGCACCGCGCACGGCCGGACACGTCGCCGATGATCGCCCGCGAGCTCGACGCGTTCTTCGCCACCCACGCCGGGCCGGGCGGCGGGCCGTCGCTGCAGCGCGACGGCGACGACGCCTACCTGTCCAACGTCAACGCCGCCTACCGCCGCGACTGCTGGGAGGCCATCCGCTTCCCGGACGTCCCGTACTCCGAGGACCAGGGCTTCGCCCGTGCGATGCTCGCGGCCGGCTGGGCCAAGGCCTACGTGCCGGCGGCCGCCGTGCTGCACGCGCACGACTACCCGCCGGCGCAGTTCGCGCGGCGCTACTTCGACGAGTACCGCGGCCTGCGCCAGACGATCGGGCACGTCGAGGGCTTCGGCGTGCGCTCGGCCTACCGCGACGTGCGCTCGCTGGTCGCCCACGACCGCGCGTGGATGCGCGACGCGGGCTTCGACGAGCGGACGCTGCGCTCCTGGACGGCGCGCTCGCTGGTCCATCACGGCTCGCGCAAGGTCTTCGCGCCGCTGGGCTCGCGCGCCCACCGGCTGCCGGCGCCGGTGCAGCGCGCGATCTCCCTGGAACGCACGGCGGTGACGACGCCCGCCGAGACGCACGGGGCGGGCACCGGGGTGGGCGGGCCGATCTCCGGCAAGCCGATCAAGGCCCACTCCATCGTCTACGACGCGGTGCGCCAGTACGCGCGCAACGGCCCGGCGCCGCTGCTGGAGCCGCTGGCGGGCTCGGCCACCGACCGTCCGCTGCACATCGCCTGCGTCATCCCGGCGTTCTCGCGCGGGTCGGGCGGCCACACGTCGATCTTCCAGATCATGAGCCGGCTGGAGCGCGCCGGGCACACGGTCACCTACTGGATCGACGACAACTTCGGGTTGATGTCCGCCAACCGGCCGGCCCGCATCCGGCGCGACATCCAGGAGTGGTTCGCGCCGATCCAGGGCCCGGTCTTCAAGGGCTTCGCGGACTGGTACGGCGCCGACGTCGCGGTCGCCACCGGCTGGCAGACCGCGCATCCGGTGATGATGCTCGCCGACGTCCGGGCGCGCGCCTACCTCATCCACGACCACGAGCCCGAGTTCTACCCCATGTCGGTCGAGGCGCGGTGGGCGGAGGAGACCTACAACTTCGGCATGCACGCGATCTGCGCGTCGCCGTGGCTGGCCGACATCGTGCGCGAGCGCTACGGCGCGAGCACGTCGCTCTTCGACTTCGGCGTCGACCACGACGTCTACCGCCCGCTCGACGTGCCCCGCCGGACCGACACGGTGGTCCTCTACGGGCGCGACATCACGCCGCGCCGCGCGGTCCCGCTGGCGCTGATGGCGCTCAAGGAGCTCAAGGACCGCCGGCCCGACCTGCGCGTGCTGAGCTTCGGCGACTCGCGCGAGATCGACGTGCCCGTCGACTACGAGCACCTCGGGATCCTGTCGCCGCCCGAGCTGGCGCAGCTGTACAACGAGGGCACGGTCGGGCTGGTGCTGTCGCTGACCAACTACTCGCTGATCCCGCAGGAGATGCTCGCCTGCGGCATGCCGTGCGTCGACCTGGCCGGCATCAGCGCCGAGGGGATCTTCGGCGCCGACGGGCCGGTCGCGCTGAGCCCGTTCGACCCGCTCGCCATGGCCGGGAAGATCGACCACCTGATGGGCGACCGCGCCGAGTGGCAGCGCCGCTCGGCCGCCGGCCTGGCCTTCGTCGAGGGCCGGACGTGGGACGTCGCGGCCACGCAGGTCGAGGCCGGGCTGCGCGAGGCGCTGCGCCTGCGGCTCGGCACGGCGGCGCGGTGA